The genomic segment CTGATCAGAATGGAGCCTACAATATAATGGATcataacaagaaaaataaaggaactggtttgtgattattttgttttacttcaatcTCTATGTAAGTCTCTGTTTTATGTCAATAGACCCAGTAAAAAGTTATAAAGTTGATACTTTATAACTCTGTTAAAAATCCAAAAGTTAATAAGTTCATAATGTGCCCTGGTGGAGGGCAGATTCAGCCGCCTGGGTCACCCATCCACCCACGGTGCTCATGGCATGTTGCTCTGCGGTCCAGGAGTCCACAGCACACACGCCTGCCCTTCTCATGCTGGGGAGAGAGCTCCAAACCCAAGCAGAGTTGACGATTGGTCGGCCGCATGATTCCCTGACTGTTTCCCCGGGTCCCGAGTACGCCAGGAGGCTTCAGGACTGCCTCCACCCCACTgcctgggggtggggtgggggggggggtctatttTTGTATGTTATTTTGTTTGAGTGCCTCACTACAGATGACTAACAGCGTTCTTACCGTTTAACAGATTAGAGATTTGGGTCGATCAACTATCAAAGACCACTTTGGTGCGGCCTCTGGAACTGCCCAATGGGCGTGACTGTTCATTTTCTGCTGTTTGCACACCCTGGATACAGTTTGTTTGAACTAAACCTAACCAGTGCTGCTACTTTAGACTGTAGCTGATTATGGTCAGCAAAAACAATGCTATGGTTTGGCGTAGCCATAAACTACACCGATTTTTTTATTAGTATGGCCAATGAGAACTTTGATATTGAATATTATAATTTTTAAGAAATAAATCCTTGCATTTacagcatgttttttttttactattgacTCATTCAGTTTTACATTAGTTTACGTTTCCTAAGAAAGCAAAACATTGTGGCCGCTGCATGTTATGCAGCTGACATTTTCCCCTGAACTCCAATACATCAAGAGGGCCCCCCACTTCCTGTATCTATTACTTCAGGCTGCCCAATCGATCGATTTGGGGTTTATGCCCACTTTGGAGGCTACTTTGGAGGGGGTCTCCCAGAAAAAAGTTCATACTTTTGTGTTTGAGGACAGACAATTTTTTGACAAGAATTGTTCACTGAagtatgtattatatattttatattgttcaaATTGTGAGTGGCAGGTACAGATTGCATAagcttttttatatttacaaatCAACCACAATCGTAACAATGGCACATTATAGTGATAACGTCCCAGTAGGTATTGGTGGAACTAAACATCACCACTGCCATCACTACTCAGTCAGGATATGAAGAGACACTCGCttggtaaacaaacacacagccacaagagGGGTTCATGACGTCATCGTCGAGCTAGGACCCCGGGAGTGTAGATGATGACACGATGAACATCCGAAGCGGGAACTTACAGGGGCTGAGGACAGAAGCATAAACAACACGATGACATCAACGCCTGTTGCGAGCTCGATAACGAGCAAATAACTGTTACAGTTCAGCTTatggcttcctcttcctctcatctttcCTCTTACCCCTTTGTTAACGCAGGTTCCACACAAACATCCAAAAAGGCCGTTGACCATTTGAACAGCACAAAGCACAAGTTGAAGGCCACTTGTCACCAACAAGGTAGCGAAGAGTCCCACGTTGAACTCCACCACATTTTCAGGCGACGTGCATAGGGTCCATTTGCTATGGTCACTCAGGTAACTCTCCTTCCTGCACCCATTTATTTGcaaatgtcagtgtgtgtgtgtgtgtgtgtgtgtgtgtgtgtgtgtgtgtgtgtgtgtgtgtgtgtgtgtgtgtgtgtgtgtgtgtgtgtgtgtgtgtgtgtgtgtgtgtgtgtgtgtgtgtgtgtgtgtgtgtgtgtgtgtctctcacatGTCTTTGAAAGGCGTCGTCCAAATCATTAGCGCTACTTTACAGAGAGGCCCATTCTGCAGACCAAGCACTGCCACAATGAAACTGTAGAGGGCGCCAGCCACACCGACGGCAGCGAAAGCAATCGATAAGAACATCTGCACAAAATTAAAGAAAGGCAGAAAACGATGATATGATTTAGACACAAATTCATGAACTATAGAGATTCCCATTCCCCCTACTCTCATTTTTTATGACATTTGCTGCCTTACAAAGAATATTTGACTTTTAAACATTTGATGATTTGGATGGTAATATCACATTTAATCTATTAATGCTATTGGTATATGACCATATAGAATAGGCCTATTCACTTCTCTGTCTTGCTTGCGTTTTCAACCCAGCATTGTGTTAAGGACTCACCCCACAGCGGTTTGCACAACAGCCTTGCTTCCCAGTCATGTGGATGTAGAGCGCAGGCACCAGTACCTGTCAGCAGGACAGTTACAAAGCTGTAAGGCAAGCTAAAGTTCATTTGAAGAACTAAAACACAGAATAATGGTGGGAATTTTAGCAGTTTGAATGCCTCTTTTTAATAGGCCAGGTGGTGTTAGTGGAAACACTAAACAAAACTGCATCTTTTTCAACTAACTTAATCACAAAAtaccaaaaataataatactctTCGACTTTTCTTTAGTAAATAAGAGTTCAACTTCCTGTTCTCAATTTAACCAAACTTAGGTTGAAACCTTAAAAAACACTCAAAACAGCTAATTTCTACTGTTTGTGCTTTGCTGCCTTGTAGTTCgacaaccctccccccccccactcaccatGAGTCCTCCACCGACCAGACCGCCCATGTACTTGACCTCCTCGGTGATGTGCCCGTCCTGGGCGTACTTGACGTCCCAGCCCGGGAAGAACAGGATGATGTTGCAGAGGATGGAGATGAAGGCCAGCGGGTACAGAGCCAGCCCGATGAAGCGGGAGCACTGTCCTGTACACATGGCTGCTTCTCTTTCTTACTACACTGCAGTTCTGTAGAAAAAGGAGATCTGTTCCGATCTGTTCAAATTTTTGCTTTCAGGGTGGGAGGAAAAACAGGAGCTTGTTTGAACTTGAAGTCTGGGGGGCAGTctggtctctgtgtctctctctggtacTGAAGGCAGCAACCAGAGGGCTGGGCGTATAGGTGGCGTGGGAGGTCGATGACAAATGGGACAGCATTTGTAGAGTGGGTTAGGCCTCTGCTGGAGCCGACAAATAGGAAATGATGATTGTACAACAGAAATTATTAACCTTGCAGAACCAAGATTGTGGTGTTTCCTCATCTCTGCGGTTAAGAATTATGTAAATGTGTTCTTTTGGGCCAGTGCCTCGATACTGATGACTAATAGTGACGTATAACGGTTAACAGATTATAGATTTGGGTGGATCCACTATCAAAGACAACCGATGTACTCTCCAATGGGTGTGAGCGGTCAAGTTCTTCTATTTGCTATTTGCACACCCTAGATAAAGTTTGTTTAAGCAGTGTACCTCACCAGTGCTGTGGACGTTGGAATGTAGCTGATTAAGGCTAGAACAATGGCTTGGCCTAGCCCTAAACTATAGAAgtttataatttaatatttaggGAAATGCATCATAGAGGGATGTTTTAATATGATATTGCCAACAAGGACTTGAATATTGTAATTTTAAAGAAATAAACCATTGCATTTAcagcttgtttgtttttatagatTGACTCATCTAGTTCTGTTTTACAGCCTGTAGAGATTTctcaataaaacaaaacattgttGAGCATGTTACGCAGCTGAGATTTTCCACTCCAACTCATTCTCAGTCTCTATCCATTGTCCATCCCAAACAATGCATAGATCCATCCAAAATGCACAGCAATTTTCATAATTGTGATTCCACATATATACAATCTTAGGCCCTGTTCACACGGAGCCGATTTATAGGTGAAACCGtcttgtgtgtttgagaggggtctggctgcaCACATCCACCCAGGCCCCCACACgaacttccgctgcagacatccaccagcACACCGGAAATGGCTTCATTTTTGCAAGATAGGCTAATGTTTTTTGTAAACGTTGTGTAGCCTGCAGTCGGTCTTATTAAACGATTTTACAGATTTGTAGATATGTTGCGAGTGTAAACGTTTTTAAGATGTTGACTTTTGACAGTCATCTGTAGACCAAAACAGAGTtaagttgtaataaaataatgagCACGAATTGCTATATAATAGCTCGTTCCGCTTTAAAggccgtgttgcagggtttatttttcaacgaatttgtgcaatttgcttgttggaATCTACAAAAAGAAGCAAAGCTTGAACTAAATCTGGAACACACCCTGAAATAGATtttaatatttgtgtgtgcgtgtgtacacgcGCGTGCGTGTTTATTAGCATGCATGTGAGTTTCAGCGCGTTCATGTGGTTGTTGTGGGAGGAGAGTTGAGGGGGGGTTCCAGAAGAATGTTACTTTGTAACGTAAAACACCATTTTACGATAATCCAGAATTCGATTGGTGAAGTTGAGCTACCATGACCACGTCGGAGGGGCTGGACCCCACTTCTCCCGTGAAAGAGTTTATGCTTCTTTATTTGATGCCAGAAAAATGTTTCGAGTACTTTTTCATCAACTTAAACTTCCTGCATGGTGAGGCGTGCTCAGAGTTTATTAGCATGCGATATATTGCCAATACTTCATAGTaatccccaccacccccaacacGATACAATTTAGGAGACATGTCTTTtatgatgtctctctctgtttgtgtttgtttcagtgCCATGTCTCAAGATTGTTCTGAGCAAAACCGTAGGACTGTGGATCGTCCTGGGCACAGTGCTAGGTAAGACTCGCCGTGTCCCTTTCAATGCATccattagctgtgttcgaaatcgttccctatcatggatgtagtgcactaaatagggtgcacgccattttgtagggtgttcgaattctcagtggtccactatatagggcactatagtggacttaaaatagggtacatacgatgtaccctacatgttactcccgtataccacaatgcaatgcggtcgtgttttcccggaggagaagaagaagccgaataaccgcgaaaacgaatacatttaatgatggagtccatggctttcgtttagaaatgtcaacaatttatttgggatttaacatagaaaatgtcaaa from the Gadus macrocephalus chromosome 7, ASM3116895v1 genome contains:
- the tm4sf21a gene encoding transmembrane 4 L6 family member 4, with translation MCTGQCSRFIGLALYPLAFISILCNIILFFPGWDVKYAQDGHITEEVKYMGGLVGGGLMVLVPALYIHMTGKQGCCANRCGMFLSIAFAAVGVAGALYSFIVAVLGLQNGPLCKVALMIWTTPFKDMKESYLSDHSKWTLCTSPENVVEFNVGLFATLLVTSGLQLVLCAVQMVNGLFGCLCGTCVNKGPL